Proteins from a single region of Butyrivibrio fibrisolvens:
- a CDS encoding DUF5716 family protein: MIFDTKKSKSYVLGYDLSDSFCQISYLSSDCDMPQTLSVLAGAELYNIPTVLSKEKGTSNWYYGKEASARIKEKGDIEISGLVEKARNGAVVMVDGAEYSPVALLALFIKRSLSLLSMEMSMELVKSIVFTARDLDDKMIEVLSMVVDKLGLDGCSVFYQSYEESFYYYMLYQPDDLKRQSAIALNYDFGRMYVYLLRFNRGLSPIVACVDTSYYDDLALADPELPASQEKIDMMDEQLSFLLRHQMENMVVNSVYLLGNGFRSQWMNKSLKFLCTGRRVFLGNNLFSKGASIAAREKISPSDFASDYVFLRKDKLFYNVGMVVDKSGKEVYHALLDAGISWYDAAASISVILDKEPWLKLIMTSVIEGTQHEELLELKDMPQRPERTTRLKIDLRMKSEEVLTVYVEDQGFGEIFPSSGTTWSLDVSCKRNIEIENIV; encoded by the coding sequence ATGATATTTGACACCAAAAAATCTAAAAGCTATGTACTTGGATATGATCTCTCGGATTCCTTTTGCCAGATTTCCTATCTGTCATCGGATTGCGATATGCCGCAGACTCTGTCTGTCCTTGCGGGAGCAGAGCTTTATAATATCCCTACTGTTCTTTCCAAAGAAAAGGGGACTTCTAATTGGTACTACGGCAAAGAAGCTTCTGCGAGGATCAAGGAAAAGGGAGATATCGAGATAAGCGGTCTTGTCGAAAAGGCGAGGAACGGAGCTGTTGTCATGGTGGATGGGGCTGAGTACAGTCCTGTGGCTCTTCTTGCTCTTTTTATAAAAAGAAGTCTGTCTCTTTTATCAATGGAAATGTCGATGGAACTTGTAAAATCCATCGTTTTTACAGCAAGAGACCTTGATGACAAGATGATAGAAGTTCTGTCCATGGTAGTTGATAAGCTTGGCCTTGATGGCTGCAGCGTTTTTTACCAAAGCTATGAAGAAAGTTTCTATTACTATATGCTGTATCAGCCGGATGATCTTAAGAGGCAGAGTGCCATAGCTCTGAACTATGATTTTGGCAGGATGTATGTCTATCTTCTTAGGTTTAACAGAGGGCTTAGTCCTATAGTGGCATGTGTTGATACTTCTTATTATGACGATCTGGCGCTTGCTGATCCGGAGCTTCCGGCTTCGCAGGAGAAGATCGATATGATGGATGAACAGCTTTCTTTCCTTCTGCGTCATCAGATGGAGAATATGGTTGTTAATTCAGTTTATCTTCTTGGTAACGGATTCAGGTCACAGTGGATGAACAAGAGCCTTAAGTTCCTTTGTACAGGCAGAAGGGTATTTCTGGGGAATAATCTTTTTTCCAAAGGTGCAAGTATAGCTGCAAGAGAGAAGATAAGTCCGAGCGACTTTGCTTCAGATTATGTGTTCCTTAGAAAAGACAAGCTTTTTTACAATGTTGGGATGGTGGTTGATAAGTCGGGCAAGGAGGTATATCATGCGCTCCTTGATGCAGGCATATCATGGTACGATGCGGCTGCATCAATAAGTGTGATCCTGGATAAAGAGCCCTGGCTTAAGCTTATCATGACTTCGGTAATTGAGGGGACGCAGCATGAGGAACTTTTGGAGCTTAAGGATATGCCGCAGCGCCCTGAGAGAACAACAAGGCTTAAGATCGATCTGAGGATGAAGTCTGAAGAAGTGCTTACTGTGTATGTTGAAGATCAGGGATTTGGAGAGATATTCCCATCAAGTGGCACTACGTGGAGCCTTGATGTTTCGTGCAAGAGAAATATAGAGATAGAAAATATTGTTTGA